Part of the Diabrotica virgifera virgifera chromosome 6, PGI_DIABVI_V3a genome, CATTTGCTTCCAGTACACATTTCTTAATGTTTAATTGTTTGTTTACTTATATTGAAAGTACCTGTTAAGTGAATCCCATCTCCTGCTTTGATACACATGGCTCTCTTCAAACTAGCATTCTCTCCTACAGTTCCAATCATAAGTGCTAATCTATCAGCTAGAGATTTACCATCACCTGCCTTCAAATTCTTCAGCTGCTCACTGTCCAAACATATctaaaaatacagaaaaattacTATCATAGTATCTAGCTGTTATATTACATGGACCAAGATTAGGTTAGATTATGTAAGATTGTTAAGGCTATGCAGCCTCTCCGCACTTCAACCTATAGAGATCTTTTGTGCATACCTTAATCTAGTTAAACTCTAGGATGtcaatacagtagaacgtcgataatccggacgtcaaaaatccggacggtcaataatccggatttgtatctagcaaaaatatctgattcctttaaaataaattaagaacttaggtgcgaaaaacgaacctctaccgcagttcaaaaatattttacacattttttaaaagcccaaataaTGTCTGATGTtttttactgtacacatgctgctattataaattaattacaatacagtgtttaaacataaaaaaagtgttttgtgattaatttcacctctatttttagacactttactgtacaagagaaaacatacaattttaaaacgtttgttgtactttaatgtgtatactggctTTTTTTAGGTAATTTCGATattccggataatttgataatccggatggggtccggtcccaactaatccggattattgacgttctactgtactACTAATGAAGTTGATTAGTATCCTAGGTGACTTGTTTCCTATGTCAGAGGTAGCTAGAGTGGCCTCTTCTAGTCATTTGCAGAACACTGCTACGCAGTATcatagtatatagggtgaggcagataactggcctattagaaatatctcgagaactaaacgcaacagaatcatgaaaattggaataaaggggttttgaaggatgatctatgaaatgaaaattttttttatttctttgaaacttccggttataccggaactTATAATATATAACTTCGTGTTTttaattgggacaccctgtatatttttacatttttgtattctcctcaatatcttctttcttaaaatatgaggttttgtaatattatacagggtattttaagagatatttacgatttttttattaatttcgtagcaacattcacaccctgtagaattataatagtttgacattaaaaactctgtttacgttcaagtgatttttaatatagtctattattgttaagaatcattagtatagctaattttgaaattttagtacacagggttggtcgaaactcggaatgaatattttctgagttttcttaaatggaacaccctgcattTTAGTATTGtgatgaaatgatatttcatggtacttttttattttataaacattccctatacctatctGCTTTAATTTacgagttattggtgattcaagctaaacattaattgcaacaaaaaatacgtaaacttttattaggttggccgtgaaaatattcaatcacaaatcaTTTTTCAggaataaatacatattaatccagactgatccttaaaattaccaataatggtttagctatcaaaatacctacgtagttcaGATTGTTAGTGCGGTTAACAATTaatcacaaattaaagcagttaggtatagggaatgcttaagaaataaaaaagtaccataaaatatcatttcattacaatactaaaatacagagtgttccatttaagaaaactcagaaaatactcattctgagtttcgaccaaccctgtatactaaaattaaaaatttagctatactaatgattcttaacaatagtagactatattaaaactCATTTGAACGTAattagagttttagatgtcaaactactacaattctacagggtgtgaatgttgctacgaaattaataaaaaacgtaattatgtatcttttaaaataccctgtataacattacaaaacctcatattttaagaaagaagacataaagagaatccaaaaatgtaaaaatatacagggtgtcccataaaaaaaaacgaagttataagcaacttccggtataaccggaagtagcaaatagatgaaaatattttcattaaacagtTGACTcgtcaaaaccccttcattcaaATTTTcttgattctgttgcctttagttctcgggatgtttctaataggccctttatttgccccACCCTTTATATTCTGTCATTTTTTTTCGTTGTCACAGAAAGGACAGTTCTCACTATCTAATTTGCCCATTTTTTTTGAGATGATATCTCAGAGGGCAGTGATCAATGAGAAAGTGACCGTTTTTGTATCTTTTTACTCATTTCAAGAAGGCAGTTTGTTGCAGTAGGTGACACTTTTATGGGCCCTTTTGCTTGTCTTGGTCCTGGTGTGTTAGACCAGTATAGTTGTAGTTGGAGTTCCCAGGTCCGGAGTCCCTCTATGAAGGGGTTTTTTGATAGTCCACAGAAGGGTTCTGGACCTTGGAATGGGGTATTAAACATCAAAATTACTTTGTTGCGTTCCTCCACCTTCTTGAGGAATTGTTTACAGTCCCAAACCAACTTTGACTCAAAGtaaatgggtgcgttcggacgaccacagcggctggacagctgagccagctgtagctgtcagacgtcaccgctggaagtcagccgctgagagatttactaagctttccctatcacggctggatacaaccactcagaggatttctgctgacagccagccgctatggtcgtccgaacgcacccaatgacTTTAGAGCCTTTAAGCAGCTTGACTGTCTGAAAAATAAAACCTTTTGTCCTACGAGTGTCTCAGTTGAGACATTCTTGGACACTAATGTCTATGGCATGTATTTCTGCCTGAAAGATAGTTGGGGCATTTCCAAGAGATTTGGATAGCCTGAAATTTGGCCCAGTAACAATCACTCCTGCCCTTCCATCTATCTTATATCAATCCATATACCATACGAGTGAACCCTCTTCCAGTTTCGGTTCAACTTCTTGACCCATTTGGTGGTTTTTATGACCACTTCAAAGGGTGTTTTGAAGTCGAATTTGACTGCCATGACATCTGTCAGCCTGTCCTTAGAATTCAATGGAATTTCTTCCAAGATTTTTAGATGTCTCACTAGATCTACAGGTTTCATTATTTGTGTCTGTTGCAGCTTTAAGGCAGTAGTTACTGCCTCCCACCTTGCAAAACTACAAGAGAGAAACTACAGCAACGCCTCTAAAGCTGTGATTCTAGATTCTAGAATTAATAAAAACAGTCCATGAaataatgttatacagggtgattgattagagggtaaagctcaatagatccgctatagtaataaatagcaataaaagttaatacagtggaacctcgataagtcggcccccgataacccggaagtccggctaacccggaccgattttcatcggacaaacatttcaacaataacaatgtatgtattatgttaaaatattttatctgcagccgcttctggaatgtcttaaaaatatcgaatttcattgataaaatttCCCTTCAAtcatataatatttgagagataatgggtatctgtgtaatttgaactatatgatagtaaaaatgactcatgcacacggcggcggcaGAGCTACATTCATTATCACAAACagcaggcacctgttattccgttatttattttcaaatgtcttttaaaaaattgttttttaaacaatggtcttttaaacaatgaaagagtcaCTGTTCTTAAATTACATAAGCAGACCAGACGAAATTATTGACACAaccaaactgactgagtttttttacctagaaattaataatactctatattgtctatactaaactctatacaaccataggtaactgtgcatatatatttcatattattttgcttataagggactttatctataagtataccgtattttattaatttttaccatgctctccggctaacccggattttcgataacccggatcggccgcggtcccgattaatccgagttatcgaggttccactgtaccaaaaattttagccaactttgagccattttaaaattaattagaatgttacagggtgtttgataacaTCGTGACAGATCacacttatgtttttttttaaatggaacaccctatattttatcttatattcaaaatcttcttaacttccccattacaaaaatataaaagtctgttatgttatacagggtatttacaaagttataaccaattttctatgaaaatcgtaacaagttcagctccctgtataaataaaaataagcacaacagcaatggtttattggtgccatattttttttgttgattgtgaaaatttttaagaatggttgatattgctaattttctgtatatcgaatacagggtgagtcaaaacgcaagtacattattttcgcagtaattttaaatggaacaccctgtattttatgttGCTATCGAAAAGTAGCGTTatagtactttaatttttgtataatattccctatgtctaaatttattagttttcgagatattttcatctttcagagcaaattattaattaggggTATAAatcttttcaaattttaagtaagccatgactgaattttttaaaactgataatttaagattactgattatcaatccggtaatcaatgtaacaatgtagcaaataaagaaggaaaaatgatttattagtaataaattttacaaaaaaagacacaaacacaaaatacaacattttgtgaaaacaattaaaaattacttCTGTATGTAAATAAATGtgacaatgtaacaaataaagaacgaaaaataatttatcagtaaaaaattttacaaaaaacatgaacacaaaatacaacatttttgaaaaaattaaaagctacttttagtaaaatattttatatatttaatatttaattacataaggtgttcaaaatgagttgagtgaatgagttacttacactaTGAAGCattgtaaattaacacttcgaaatacactttgtattctatgtatttttcatctcatcccttgttgttggaggcattttataaccttcattcttaacgtaactgggtggccacgctactggtccattgaaaaatgaaatatacttaattcgctctatcgagattcactttaacactgacgttagtaatttcttttttgggaaatttagttgtcagaagtgactggaaattactacaaaaccaacgcacctgctcatatccaatattattaatagtaaacagacataaaaataacataaatctTACGCCAATCAATAGTTATTTATTTGCACCAGTATAATATATTGATaagaaatgagaaaattatttattgtacaaaataaaaatattttgtagaaataaacttcacaaaattttatgagattagtagacactcccactatttctaataattcttttttttttaatgaaagattaatttgatttgagttgattttggcagttaatagtgtgaggtaggaatgtttgtgttgtatgtttcctattccgaatgtgtcaaaaaaaatctcgtgagagcgaatgtagtatatctcgaaaactaataaatttacacatagggaatgttgtttgtatacaaattaaactacggtaatggtacttttcaatagtgatataaaatagagggtgttccgtttaaaattactgagaaaataatggaCTTGTGTTTTGGACTCACCTTTTAttcgatataaaaaaaatttagcaatgtcaatcatttttaaaaattttgacaacacaaataaaaaaatatggcatgacagacctttatatttttgtaataggaaagttaagaagatttcgaatataagataaaatatagggtgttccatttaaaaaaacataagtttggtctgccacgatgttatcgaacaccctgtaacattctaattaattttaaaatgtgaagctcaaagttggctacaatttttgttattaacttttattgctatctattactatagcggatctattgagttttacactactaatcaatcaccctgtatgtacagtgctaaccaaaattttaaattcgagaAAAATAAATTGCTATAAGTTGCCCTCACCTTTGTATTATACTGACTTGCTGAATTTTGTTGAGTTTTGGCAAATTGCAAACAACTCATGGCTGTTTCTTCAACCATATTCTGAAACTCTTTATTTCTAGCGACGAAATCTGTCTCACAATTCACTTCAACCAACACCCCAGCGTTATTTTCTATCGCCACTCCAATAAGTCCTTGTGTAGTCTGTCTTCCTTCCAGTTTGGTGGCTTTGGACCAACCTAGAGCTTGGGCTTGCTGTTTCAACCATTGTTCTGCTTCTCCTAAATTGTTGTTATGCATTTCTAGAGCTTTTTTACAGTTGGCAAAGGTGTAacctaaaaaaatacaatatattttTAACTCGTTCGCTGCCGACTCAGTCAATATGACCGTAAAGTAGCTTTCCCACAGGCCACAGCCCACCATTTCTCAATATGACCGagaaattttttccattttcatGCCAGAGACACATTTCCTCGAATTTCTTTTATAAGACTTCATTATCCATGCAAATCTACTTCTGCGCAGCTTGGTCCAAAGAATGAAAATTTTTTCCCATCTGTAATATACCTCTTGGCCTGAACgtaaaaaaccatacaaaacacTCTAGCAGCGAATGAGTTAAATAGTGATGTttcaaaacctcgtgaacctcgTAAATACACATGCCCGAAAAATAAATGGACCCTAAAAACATGCAGCCATTTTAATTTCATAGGAAATTAGGCGACAGGGTAGGATTTGCATGTGCTAATGATGTTGAGTATTTCCAATAAACATGACATATTATGTTTTCTAATCTTAAACATTCCAGTTGGTCATCgcatttttattttatctcaCATTGAAAGATGTAATAAAAATTTACGTCTTCACTGCCGATAAAAATTGCTGtgtaaaaatgtaaaatatttataatttataagtattttctatgggaaataagccacaattttactaaaacatgaatttattaacgtttctaaattaacgaaacgttaataaattcattttttagtaaaattgtggcttatttctaaattaactaaacgttaataaattaattttttagtaaaattgtagcttatttcccatagaaaatacttacttataaaaaatgccacaaggaaatagcttcagaacaacagtaaaaTATTTACATTGCACTAATTTGacttataaataaacattttaagaactgaaaaaaatttaaaggacaaataaataaataacaagtcaatgtacgatataaaaataatagGATTTTGGTATTAAATTCAGCAAAATATGTTTATACGAGACGAAAATCCGAATtctttggaaaaaatattcccatgagattttttgcataatcactttCATAAAATACCGCAGAATAATGTTCAAGAGGTCGCCATACAAAAAGTGGTCCTAATTTATTAAACAGTTTTGTATAAACCCATTGCGATAAGGGCCTCAaacatctaaaaaatatattttaaaatcaaataaGCCCAAACTAACGTATTAGAAACTGATAGAACAAGGTTTGGTGAATTCAAAAACAATTgtgtgtttttgagccttaaaaattatcatttttcgttttttttttagttttaaattgtttataagttgaaaacgatcaactttagaaaaaaattacaataaacctttttttattcagaatgatccaaaaaaccgaaaaaaaatttGTCTGAGCAGATGAAATTGATTtatgcaatttgtttaaaaacaattattgtttaaattttaaataaattaggtaTTATGTTTTAAGACGAAATAACTAAAATACGAAGTTATCAATtaataatcacaaaaaaaaaataaaaatattaaagctATTTTACTAACGCAAAAACTAGTTTGTCTGTCTCGCTACGATAACGCACTGAAGAGAACTACATGTTTTTAGCAATGCCTGATATCATTGTTTCGTTCATAGATCGACGTCACTAAATGATTACGTCAGGTCCACGACATTATGAATTACCAATaccaaaaatatttacaaaattatcaaatttttgcttgtttttttcaaaataacagaCAAACAATAGTCAGAATTTGATATTCCTAGGGTAATAATCTCACTCCCACACACTTGCTGTGGCCTATAAGATCTAGGTCAAGTGTGCCAATTTTTTGAAAGACACACATAACCTAATAAAACCAGGTTTAAAATCTTCCCAGAATTTCTAGAATAATGTTTTTTAAGAACAATTTCCAGAGAAGAAATATATGACATCCAAAgggaatgttgttctgaagctatttccttgttgCATTTTTATAGTCAACTATTttaattggaaataagccacaattttacccaaaaaatgattttattaacgtttcgacgcccaagtcagatgtcgttgtcaaaatacaaaatactactaaaccaacaaaaatgttgttgcttagtaaaaaattcttctaataatttatttaatctgactcatttatatcggcaattcagacatgtattatacattttaaagtagaagactttaaaatgatattgccaatattgatgagttgagttcctgggacgactttactaaaagatagttcattcgattacatgaaatcaactccaactcaagaatatccgccacaaaaaatcatagcacaAAATATGTTAAATATGTCAATATGTTACATGTTAAATACATATGTCAAtattaaaatatctcaaatatgtcaacacgcatgggataatgaacatagagttcagtggagagattcaagtatagtcctgaaagaaacagataataaaaagagaaaaatcaaagaagcagctctaattatgctaaatgaaaacaattgtgtcgcaaattccttggtggaatgcagtaggatgtggttacccatactaaaagaggaagtcaatagaaagaaaataccacgattagtaaggcATTAacatcgagttagtacatattttatatttaagtattatttatataatatctatgtattattaatattatttataatttaaaataacatatacagggtgtttggtaaagaatgggccatagattaacctcaggttcctgaggttaaaataggctgatttaagctaacttaccttagtacaaagtttataataaccgagatacagggtgtcaaagttaaactttttttatttattattgaatatttcctgacaggtatgagataacaacataaaatttggtatgtgggggttttttgggtcgagaaaactaaattccttaccaaaaattatgtattgcccagagggcgccacatacgcctttcagcactcatttattatgttcaattttttttatcccccactctgtataattttgacattaaaatttttattgtactattagttttacttaaaaaaggtatacttctttcatctccctaaactcaaccgttttcgagataaacgcattttaaatctgcgatacaccatcatttttagcataatatcattgtagttacacccgaaaaataacttaaaaccataataattgtgtcagttctcaaatttatgccATTGCATAGCAAATTCCATTTGAAtaaaatttgcgatacatttttggataattttatggttttaagttatttttctggtgtaactacaatgatattatgctaaaaatgatgttgcaccgcagatttaaaatgcgtttatctcgaaaacggttgagtttagggagatgaaaaaggtataccttttttaagtataaCTAATACTGCCCTGCTTAGTAAAAACATCCGATCTACAATTTTCGGTCTTTCATGGTAAGGTTAATAGgacgtttattctaagcacaaCGGCTATTAGTTGTAGAAAGGACAAACAAATTTACGCTTTTGTACGATTTGAGATATCAGAAAAGGACTTTCTGACTAAGCAATAAGATGCTAAATGTCTAATAGTAGTGGATTTATAACCTTATCACGAAAAAATGAAAATTGTAGATCGGACGTTTTTACTAAGCAGGGCAGAATAggggaataaaaatttttatgtcAAAATTATATGGAGTGatggataaaaaaattgaatgtattaaatgtgtgctgaaaggcgtatgtggcgccctccgggcaacacataatttttagtagggaatttagttttcttgtcccaaaaaacccccacataccaaatttcttgttgatatctcatgcctgtcaggaaatattcaataataaataaaaaagtttaactttgacaccctgtatctcggttattataaactttgtactaaggtaagttagcttaaatcggcctattttaacctcaggaacttgaggttaagctatggcccattctttaccaaacaccctgtatatataca contains:
- the LOC114332200 gene encoding elongation factor Ts, mitochondrial translates to MLFFRSVRHLYLTKRNFAAEKSLLATLRKKTGYTFANCKKALEMHNNNLGEAEQWLKQQAQALGWSKATKLEGRQTTQGLIGVAIENNAGVLVEVNCETDFVARNKEFQNMVEETAMSCLQFAKTQQNSASQYNTKICLDSEQLKNLKAGDGKSLADRLALMIGTVGENASLKRAMCIKAGDGIHLTGYAHPSGSTSNNVQLGRLGGLVAYKALEHNETTSEVSRGLCQHIVGMCPTKIGSDDDKPSTNKEEETCLIHQDYLLDDTVTVDEVLRDNDMEVIDFKRFECGETSKARGDQPLEYVETCQ